In Selenihalanaerobacter shriftii, the genomic window TCTCCAGATTTTAATTTCTTTTCAATCTTATTCTTCCCTAGCTCTAAAGCCGTTTGTAAGTCTTGTAGTCTTCCTTTAAAAGTAAATAATGAATCCTTTCTTCCTTTAGGATTATGTAAACTTTCCACTGCATTCAGCATTGATTCTGATAATCCACTTGCTGCTGAAAGTAGATCCTTTAAATCCTTTGTCTTTAAATCTTCAAAATTAACTCCTACATCTTGTCCAACTTGAAAAACTTCAAATTTATTATCAAAATCACTTTGATACTTATTAGACAACCCTTCAAATTGGTTACTAAAATCCATCTCAAAGTGAGGATCAAAGACTAAAGTTGGAATTTCTAATTTCATTAATTCTTCTAAAATTACTCTCATTCCAAATGACTTTCCAGAGCCAGAACCACCAATAATGCCGATATGAGGGTATTGATGCATAGCCCTTACTTTAAAGTTAAAAGGTATCCCCTGCTGTGCCACAATTTCATCATCCTCTAATAACGGCGCAATATCTTTGAGGTTATCTTCCATTCCTTCAGCCATCTCTTCAGTTCCTTTAATTACTCCTAAAACTAAACCTCTTTGTGGTTCCTCTTTAATCAACATCTCTTTAACCTCACTAAAATGTGGAACCTCTGCTTCAACTCCTGTCTTAATTGGGTAAGCTGCCTCAGTTATTAATCGCACCTTAGCAATGTTTATCTCATCTTCATCTATATCATACCCTATACTACGCAATGACTCTATAACACCACTATCTACAAAACTATCTTTAATAGATAACGGGATAAACCTATTATAAGATTGCGTTTCTACTACTTCACCTAGTGGTAAATCTAAATCCTGGTCTAATATCTTTAAGATTTCATTACTACGAAATTTTCTATCTTTAGATGCCACATAAACCTCTTGTTGTGTAGTTAATCCAACAACCTGCATTATTAATCACCCCACTTTAATAAACTCGTTCATCTCGTTTAGAATAAAATAATCTTCTTTGTAAATCTGAATCTAAATATGTCTCCACTAAATTCTTAATCATCTGATCGGAGATTCTAACTTCATTATCTACAATATCTAACCAAACAGGAACTCCTCTCCCATCCTCTGGAGTTAAAGTATAAACTAAATCAGCAATCTTTTGCAAATCGTTTTGCTGTTCATCCAAAATATCAATTCCAATTACTTGTGGATCTCGACTAGTTCGCATAAAAGCTGTTTTAAAACCAATCTTAAATTCTAAACTTAACATCTCACCTTTTTCTAGCAACCCAAATAATATTTCTCTATCATAAAAATCATTTCCTCTTAAATCACCTGACAACCTCTTACCAATCTCTCGTGTCCCAATTTCTTCAATTATTCCTACTAATAGAACATTCTCCTTAATAGCTAATTCCTTTAACTCTTTCCACTTATCTTCATCTTCAATTCTATACCTGATTAATGACCCATCTAACATAATTAATTTTGGATCCCAATTCTTAATGGATTGAAGAGCTACTTCTAACTCCAACTCGGCTAATTTAGAAATTCTAATCTTATTAGCTGCATCTTGCTTACTGAGTCTTTTACCTTTCTCTTCTTGTTTATCTATAAAATCAATGATTTCTTCTTTTGATATAGAAGTAAGAGGACAGAATAGTTCAGCCTCAATTATATCTTTCTTTTCAGTACTCTTAGCTAAAGCTTGTAATAGAAAAAGATAATGAGGATAATTACTACCTATTTTGTTTACTGATCCATCAACTCCTACAATTGATTCTTTACCTAACCAATGCTGCAAATCATTATTAGTCATTTTATTTAAATCAACTAATTCTCCTACCTCATCTTCAATCTTATCCCGTAACTCTATTTTATCTAGATTATCATCTATAGAATATTTAGTTCGCAATTCTTTATTAGTATTTAACAATATTTCCTTAAGTTTAGCAGATGTCTCTAACATTTTATCACCGCCTTTTTACTTAGCTTTTCTTTATTTTGCTTGCTTTTATCCCATTTTTTTACTTTTTTTAGAAAATTTGATGTCAAGTATTGACTTCCTCTGGAAATTATAGTATAATTTATTTAAACACAGATGTCGAAAAATGAAAAAGAAAAAGGAGGTATTGTATATGAAGTCTACAGGGATCGTTAGAAAAGTAGATGAATTAGGAAGAATAGTAATTCCTGTTGAATTAAGAAGAACACTTAGAATAGAAGAAAAAGATGCTTTAGAAATTTATGTAGACGGTGAGAGTATCATTTTAAAGAAATATGAACCTGCATGTGTTTTTTGTGGCAATGCTGCTGACACTACAGTTTTTAAGAATAAAACTGTTTGTAAAGAATGTCTAGCAGAAATGTCTGAAAGCGCTTAATAAATACATAAAATGACTTATGTTAGATATAGAGAAGGTAGGATAGTATACTATCCTACCTTTTTTTATATATTATTTTTTATTCACTTCAATTTGAATAGCTTCTTCATAAACTTCTCGCTTAGGTAATCCTCTTTCTTTTGCTACTAATTTTATTGCTTCTTTTTTAGTAACTCCCTTATCCATCAACAATTCTAAATGTTCTAATATAGATAAACCCTTCCAGGCAGCATCTTTTTGTTGAATCTGGTCAACATCTATCCCATCTAAAACAATTGTAAACTCTCCCTTAGGATCTTCCGCCTCAAAATGAGCTAACACTTCACTAACTTTACCAGAAACCTTCTCTTCAAATCGCTTAGTAATCTCTCTCCAAACTGCTATTCGACGCTCACCTAAAATAT contains:
- a CDS encoding ATP-binding protein; the protein is MQVVGLTTQQEVYVASKDRKFRSNEILKILDQDLDLPLGEVVETQSYNRFIPLSIKDSFVDSGVIESLRSIGYDIDEDEINIAKVRLITEAAYPIKTGVEAEVPHFSEVKEMLIKEEPQRGLVLGVIKGTEEMAEGMEDNLKDIAPLLEDDEIVAQQGIPFNFKVRAMHQYPHIGIIGGSGSGKSFGMRVILEELMKLEIPTLVFDPHFEMDFSNQFEGLSNKYQSDFDNKFEVFQVGQDVGVNFEDLKTKDLKDLLSAASGLSESMLNAVESLHNPKGRKDSLFTFKGRLQDLQTALELGKNKIEKKLKSGELDSHKKEEYYDYQKLLEDYSSLHLSSINGLVWRLNKLDRHGVFNESIIEIEEALRARKLAVIQGPIWLLQVFATYLLGNLYRQRRDYKDAEYRGEPADYFPPFVVATDEAHNFAPKGYDSPSKSIIKEISQEGRKYGTFLILATQRPTLLEDTITAQLNTKFVFRTVRALDIETIKKETDLTAEETNRLPYLESGDAFVSSAVFGRTMAVRIRVAKTTSPHTQNPFDELDAKTKEDNDNFYELIIDHLPIYENELLHKLQEINSQLTGTVLSRNELVERLDQLAVKDKIEKEESPLGGSTYNLKK
- a CDS encoding AbrB/MazE/SpoVT family DNA-binding domain-containing protein, which encodes MKSTGIVRKVDELGRIVIPVELRRTLRIEEKDALEIYVDGESIILKKYEPACVFCGNAADTTVFKNKTVCKECLAEMSESA
- a CDS encoding DNA double-strand break repair nuclease NurA, giving the protein MLETSAKLKEILLNTNKELRTKYSIDDNLDKIELRDKIEDEVGELVDLNKMTNNDLQHWLGKESIVGVDGSVNKIGSNYPHYLFLLQALAKSTEKKDIIEAELFCPLTSISKEEIIDFIDKQEEKGKRLSKQDAANKIRISKLAELELEVALQSIKNWDPKLIMLDGSLIRYRIEDEDKWKELKELAIKENVLLVGIIEEIGTREIGKRLSGDLRGNDFYDREILFGLLEKGEMLSLEFKIGFKTAFMRTSRDPQVIGIDILDEQQNDLQKIADLVYTLTPEDGRGVPVWLDIVDNEVRISDQMIKNLVETYLDSDLQRRLFYSKRDERVY